The following are encoded together in the Kribbella sp. CA-293567 genome:
- a CDS encoding sugar phosphate isomerase/epimerase family protein codes for MNRYSLNQATTKYWSLEEVVAASAEAGLSWIGLWREPIQEYGVDRSAKLVAEAGLRVSSLCRSGFFTATDAAERQAKIEDNRRAIDEAATLGTDVLVLVSGGLPPGSRDLDGARGMVRDGLAELAPYAGERGVRLAVEALHPMFCSDRCVVSSLGGALDLAEQFPVEQVGVIVDAYHLWWDADVYRQIERAGDRICSYQVSDWTTPLPADNLLGRGMMGDGAIELRRLREACDAAGYDGPVEVEIFNQQLWDAPGQQVFDLSLARYLEHVA; via the coding sequence ATGAACCGCTACAGCCTGAACCAGGCGACCACGAAGTACTGGTCCCTCGAAGAAGTAGTTGCCGCCAGCGCCGAAGCGGGGCTGTCCTGGATCGGCCTGTGGCGCGAGCCGATCCAGGAGTACGGCGTCGACCGGTCGGCGAAGCTCGTCGCCGAGGCCGGACTGCGGGTTTCGTCCTTGTGCAGAAGCGGATTCTTCACCGCGACCGACGCCGCCGAGCGGCAGGCGAAGATCGAGGACAACCGCCGCGCGATCGACGAGGCGGCCACCCTCGGCACCGACGTACTGGTGCTCGTCAGCGGCGGCCTGCCACCCGGCTCCCGCGATCTCGACGGCGCCCGCGGCATGGTTCGCGACGGCCTGGCCGAGCTCGCGCCGTACGCCGGGGAGCGGGGTGTCCGGCTCGCCGTCGAGGCGCTGCATCCGATGTTCTGCTCCGACCGTTGCGTCGTCTCGTCACTCGGTGGAGCACTCGACCTGGCCGAGCAGTTCCCGGTCGAGCAGGTCGGGGTGATCGTCGACGCGTACCACCTGTGGTGGGACGCCGACGTCTACCGGCAGATCGAGCGGGCCGGCGACCGGATCTGTTCCTACCAGGTGAGCGACTGGACCACCCCGCTGCCGGCCGACAACCTGCTCGGCCGCGGCATGATGGGCGACGGCGCGATCGAGCTGCGCCGCCTGCGGGAGGCCTGCGACGCCGCCGGGTACGACGGACCGGTCGAGGTCGAGATCTTCAACCAGCAACTGTGGGACGCGCCGGGTCAGCAGGTCTTCGACCTCTCCCTGGCGCGCTACCTGGAACACGTCGCCTGA
- a CDS encoding tetratricopeptide repeat protein has translation MRALSYGLGQQYFDDRNYRAAIQALLPIVEQTPEDVGTRLLLARAYFHSALLKPAEQHLLEIIERTPTEYYAHLLMARTLERLNRAEEATKHRRITAALTGDDSHLASQSLSAK, from the coding sequence ATGCGTGCGTTGAGCTACGGCCTCGGCCAGCAGTACTTCGACGACCGGAACTACCGTGCCGCGATCCAGGCACTGCTCCCGATCGTCGAGCAGACCCCGGAAGACGTGGGCACCCGCCTGTTGCTGGCGCGCGCCTACTTCCACAGCGCCCTGCTGAAGCCCGCGGAGCAGCACCTGCTGGAGATCATCGAGCGGACTCCGACGGAGTACTACGCCCATCTCCTGATGGCTCGCACCCTCGAACGCCTGAACCGCGCCGAGGAGGCGACCAAGCACCGCCGGATCACCGCGGCGCTCACCGGCGACGACTCCCACCTGGCCTCGCAAAGCCTCAGTGCCAAGTAA
- a CDS encoding GNAT family N-acetyltransferase: MQTADRIRRARPADVPAIVDLVHALAEYERAPEECRLTAGQLHTALFGTAPAVFCHVALVEEQVVGCALWFLNYSTWRGVHGIHLEDLFVRPEHRGSGLGKALLTTLAEECVANGYERLEWSVLDWNTPAIDFYRSLGAIPQDGWTTYRLTDQPLGSAGTR; encoded by the coding sequence ATGCAGACAGCTGACCGAATCCGCCGCGCCCGGCCGGCCGACGTACCGGCGATCGTCGACCTGGTCCACGCCCTCGCGGAGTACGAACGCGCGCCTGAGGAGTGCCGCCTGACCGCCGGCCAGTTGCACACCGCGCTCTTCGGTACGGCGCCCGCCGTCTTCTGCCATGTCGCTCTGGTGGAGGAGCAGGTGGTCGGTTGTGCGCTCTGGTTCCTCAACTACTCGACCTGGCGCGGCGTTCACGGCATCCATCTCGAGGACCTCTTCGTCCGCCCCGAACACCGCGGTTCCGGCCTGGGCAAGGCGCTGCTCACCACCCTGGCCGAGGAATGCGTCGCCAACGGCTACGAACGCCTCGAATGGTCCGTCCTCGACTGGAACACGCCCGCCATCGACTTCTACCGGTCCCTCGGCGCCATTCCCCAGGACGGCTGGACCACCTACCGCCTGACCGACCAGCCGCTCGGATCCGCTGGAACCCGCTGA
- a CDS encoding sugar phosphate isomerase/epimerase family protein — MSDRTTPARSIPAEGIGMHLYTMREALAADYPGTLQRLAEIGYRTIGVSGRFGHSAEEIRSYADAAGLEIVLEHVGYPRLTDDWEGALADVRTLGGQWVVVPSLPAELRTPDGFREAARAFATAGQLAKKEGLKLLFHNHGHDFAEVGGQVLFDILLDEVEPELLGFELDLYWVVDGGRDPADYFRGHPGRFPALHVKDMAADGSFADVGTGRLDFAAIFAEAESGGVRQWLVEHDAPVDEWESARTSYRALAELRY, encoded by the coding sequence ATGAGCGACCGGACCACTCCCGCACGCAGCATCCCGGCCGAGGGCATCGGCATGCACCTCTACACGATGCGCGAGGCGCTCGCCGCGGACTATCCCGGCACGCTCCAGCGACTGGCCGAGATCGGCTACCGGACCATCGGGGTCAGCGGCCGCTTCGGTCACTCGGCCGAGGAGATCCGCTCGTACGCCGATGCGGCGGGTCTCGAGATCGTGCTGGAGCACGTCGGCTACCCCCGGCTGACCGACGACTGGGAAGGCGCGCTCGCCGATGTCCGCACGCTCGGCGGCCAATGGGTCGTCGTACCGTCGCTGCCGGCCGAGCTACGGACGCCTGACGGTTTCCGGGAGGCGGCGCGCGCCTTCGCCACGGCGGGGCAACTGGCGAAGAAGGAAGGGCTGAAGCTGCTCTTCCACAACCACGGTCACGACTTCGCCGAGGTCGGCGGGCAGGTGCTGTTCGACATCCTGCTGGACGAGGTGGAGCCGGAACTGCTCGGTTTCGAGCTCGATCTGTACTGGGTGGTCGACGGCGGGCGGGACCCGGCCGACTACTTCCGCGGGCATCCGGGCCGCTTCCCGGCGTTGCACGTCAAGGACATGGCCGCCGACGGATCGTTCGCGGACGTCGGCACAGGCCGGCTCGACTTCGCGGCGATCTTCGCCGAGGCCGAGTCGGGCGGGGTCCGGCAGTGGCTGGTCGAGCACGACGCCCCGGTCGACGAGTGGGAGTCGGCGCGTACGTCGTACCGGGCGCTGGCCGAACTGCGCTACTGA
- a CDS encoding alkaline phosphatase D family protein codes for MVVSRRRFIGLGGAGTAAVLLGTGAWDASTTYAAPAGRGNPFSLGVASGDPRYNSVVLWTRLALDPYAVDGRGGMPARPVRVEYEIARDPNFRHPVRRSSVVATPELGHSVHPEVNGLLPDHEYYYRFRAGGEISTVGRTRTTPHPLSSPREVQFAFASCNAWQDGFFTAYQHMAEEDLDLVVHLGDYLYESGVKTNRRGVVTDPRFHTETFDLARYRLQYSLYKSEAPLQAAHAAHPWIHTFDDHEVENNWAGDLSQADTEPDQDPVVFRARRAQAFQAMYENLPLRHEQLPKGPDGRFHRRLPYGRLADFTILDTRQYRSDQPCGDGASSTCDDRFDPDNTMLGGKQRQWLLDGFRQSRARWQVLGNQAPMGQTDWTPGPETYVWLDPWDGYVAERNKVLAAAQDSGVRNLVVITGDRHQNYALELKRDFADPGSRTVGTEFVGTSITSGGDGADTTPQGVQFLEANPHLKFFNSQRGYVRVTADRDRWRSDFRVVPYVTQPGAPITTRATYVVEDRDPHVHVV; via the coding sequence ATGGTTGTTTCCCGTCGTCGCTTCATCGGTCTCGGAGGCGCGGGCACTGCCGCGGTTCTCCTCGGCACCGGCGCCTGGGACGCCTCGACCACGTACGCCGCCCCGGCCGGCCGCGGCAATCCCTTCTCCCTCGGCGTCGCCTCCGGCGACCCGCGGTACAACAGCGTCGTGCTGTGGACCCGGCTCGCGCTCGACCCGTACGCCGTCGACGGCCGCGGCGGGATGCCCGCCAGGCCTGTCCGGGTCGAGTACGAGATCGCCCGCGACCCGAACTTCCGTCACCCCGTACGCCGGTCCAGCGTGGTCGCGACGCCCGAGCTGGGGCACTCGGTCCACCCGGAGGTCAACGGCCTGCTGCCGGACCACGAGTACTACTACCGGTTCCGCGCCGGTGGCGAGATCTCGACGGTCGGCCGGACCCGCACCACGCCGCACCCGCTCAGTTCGCCGCGGGAGGTGCAATTCGCGTTCGCGTCGTGCAACGCGTGGCAGGACGGGTTTTTCACGGCGTACCAGCATATGGCGGAGGAGGATCTCGACCTGGTCGTGCACCTGGGCGACTACCTCTACGAGTCCGGGGTGAAGACGAACCGGCGTGGTGTGGTGACCGATCCGCGGTTCCACACCGAGACGTTCGACCTGGCGCGGTACCGGCTGCAGTACTCGCTCTACAAGTCCGAGGCGCCGCTGCAGGCCGCGCACGCCGCGCATCCGTGGATTCACACGTTCGACGATCACGAGGTGGAGAACAACTGGGCCGGCGACCTCTCGCAGGCCGACACCGAGCCGGATCAGGACCCGGTGGTGTTCCGCGCCCGCCGGGCGCAGGCATTCCAGGCGATGTACGAGAACCTTCCCCTGCGGCACGAGCAACTGCCGAAGGGGCCGGACGGACGGTTCCACCGGCGGCTCCCCTACGGGCGGCTCGCCGACTTCACCATCCTGGACACCCGCCAGTACCGCTCGGACCAGCCGTGCGGTGACGGCGCATCCTCGACCTGCGACGACCGGTTCGACCCGGACAACACGATGCTCGGTGGCAAGCAGCGCCAGTGGCTGCTCGACGGGTTCCGGCAGTCCAGGGCGCGCTGGCAGGTGCTCGGCAACCAGGCGCCGATGGGTCAGACCGACTGGACGCCGGGTCCGGAGACGTACGTCTGGCTCGACCCGTGGGACGGTTATGTTGCCGAGCGCAACAAGGTGCTGGCGGCGGCGCAGGACAGCGGCGTCCGGAACCTGGTGGTGATCACCGGCGACCGGCACCAGAACTACGCCCTCGAACTCAAGCGCGACTTCGCCGACCCCGGCTCCCGCACCGTCGGGACCGAGTTCGTCGGTACGTCGATCACCAGTGGCGGCGACGGCGCCGACACCACCCCGCAGGGGGTGCAGTTCCTCGAGGCGAACCCACACCTCAAGTTCTTCAACTCCCAGCGCGGCTACGTCCGGGTCACCGCCGACCGGGACCGCTGGCGCTCCGACTTCCGCGTCGTCCCGTACGTCACCCAGCCCGGCGCGCCGATCACCACCCGCGCCACCTACGTGGTCGAAGACCGCGATCCGCACGTCCACGTCGTCTGA
- a CDS encoding aldo/keto reductase, which produces MATETSSTRSIGDVQVSPIGLGAMPMSIEGRPDESRSIATIHAALDAGITLIDTADAYHLDSSDLGHNETLIAKALNSYGGDTSGVLVATKGGHLRPGGGAWTLDGSPEHLKQAVEGSLKRLGVEAIGLYQFHRPDPKTPYEESIGAIRDLLDAGKIRQAGISNANPGQIRQAGEILGGRLVSVQNQFSPAFRSSEPELELCAELGIAFLPWSPLGGISKASELGDQHPAFHTLAAELGVSPQKLTLAWMLAKSPVVIPIPGASRPETIRDSYSAAELTLTPDQVATLDAA; this is translated from the coding sequence ATGGCTACCGAAACTTCCAGCACCCGCAGCATCGGCGACGTCCAGGTCAGTCCGATCGGGCTCGGCGCGATGCCGATGTCGATCGAGGGCCGGCCCGACGAGAGCCGCTCGATCGCGACGATCCACGCGGCACTCGACGCCGGGATCACGCTGATCGACACCGCCGACGCGTACCACCTGGACTCCTCCGACCTCGGTCACAACGAGACGCTGATCGCGAAGGCGCTCAACTCGTACGGCGGTGACACCTCCGGTGTGCTCGTCGCGACCAAGGGCGGCCACCTGCGGCCGGGCGGCGGCGCCTGGACGCTGGACGGCTCACCGGAGCACCTGAAGCAGGCTGTCGAGGGGTCGCTCAAGCGGCTCGGCGTCGAGGCGATCGGCCTCTACCAGTTCCACCGGCCGGACCCGAAGACGCCGTACGAGGAGTCGATCGGCGCGATCCGGGACCTGCTCGACGCGGGCAAGATCCGCCAGGCCGGTATCTCCAACGCCAACCCCGGGCAGATCCGCCAGGCCGGCGAGATCCTCGGCGGCCGGCTGGTCTCGGTGCAGAACCAGTTCTCGCCCGCCTTCCGCTCCAGCGAACCCGAGCTGGAGCTGTGCGCCGAACTCGGCATCGCCTTCCTGCCCTGGTCCCCGCTCGGCGGCATCTCCAAGGCCTCCGAGCTCGGCGACCAGCACCCCGCCTTCCACACGCTGGCCGCGGAGCTCGGCGTCAGCCCGCAGAAACTGACCCTGGCCTGGATGCTCGCCAAGTCCCCGGTCGTCATCCCGATCCCCGGCGCCAGCCGCCCGGAGACCATCCGCGACTCGTACTCCGCGGCCGAGCTGACCCTCACCCCCGACCAGGTCGCCACGCTCGACGCGGCCTGA
- a CDS encoding dihydrodipicolinate synthase family protein produces the protein MTLSLRLPDGTGGLQSYQLTGTPVAHGTYQPATSRLAFAAAHVVSDPLADNSPGAPAVIDWEHTLGFRRHLWSLGLSVAEAMDTAQRGMGLDWPATQELIRRSAAEAPLRPTSPGSGAAEKQIAVGVGTDHLAAGVHGLDAVIAAYEEQLALAEEVGAQPILMASRALCASAGSPDDYRKVYDRLLGQSTRPVVLHWLGSMFDPALDGYWGSDSLDTAADVVVDLINENAGKVDGIKISLLDASKEIALRKRLPAGVRLYTGDDFNYPELIRGDGEHHSDALLGIFAAIAPAAAAALKALDDGELTKYDEIFAPTVPLARQIFSAPTYYYKTGIAFLAWLNGHQPGFGMVGGLQTGRSLPHLADTFRLADAAGVLTSPELAVDRFRRLLVVGGVDA, from the coding sequence ATGACCCTGTCGTTGCGGCTGCCCGACGGCACCGGTGGGCTCCAGAGCTACCAGCTCACCGGTACGCCGGTTGCCCACGGCACCTATCAGCCGGCCACCAGCCGGCTCGCCTTCGCGGCGGCCCACGTGGTCTCCGACCCGCTGGCCGACAACTCCCCCGGCGCTCCCGCGGTGATCGACTGGGAGCACACCCTCGGCTTCCGTCGCCACCTGTGGTCGCTGGGCTTGTCGGTGGCCGAGGCGATGGACACCGCCCAGCGCGGTATGGGCTTGGACTGGCCTGCCACGCAGGAACTGATCCGGCGCTCGGCCGCCGAGGCGCCGCTCCGTCCCACCAGCCCGGGTTCAGGTGCTGCGGAGAAGCAGATCGCCGTGGGCGTCGGCACCGATCACCTTGCTGCCGGAGTTCATGGGCTCGACGCGGTGATCGCCGCCTACGAGGAGCAGTTGGCGCTGGCCGAAGAGGTCGGCGCCCAGCCGATCCTGATGGCGAGCCGCGCGTTGTGCGCCTCCGCGGGCTCACCCGACGACTACCGCAAGGTCTACGACCGGCTGCTCGGCCAGTCGACGCGGCCGGTCGTCCTGCACTGGCTCGGGTCGATGTTCGATCCGGCGCTGGACGGCTACTGGGGCAGCGATTCGCTCGACACCGCGGCCGACGTGGTGGTCGACCTGATCAACGAGAACGCCGGCAAGGTCGACGGCATCAAGATTTCGTTGCTCGACGCAAGCAAAGAGATCGCGTTGCGCAAGCGCCTGCCCGCGGGCGTCCGGCTCTACACCGGCGACGACTTCAACTACCCGGAGCTGATCCGCGGCGACGGCGAGCACCACAGCGACGCGTTGCTCGGCATCTTCGCCGCGATCGCGCCGGCGGCGGCTGCCGCGCTGAAGGCGCTCGACGACGGCGAGCTGACGAAGTACGACGAGATCTTCGCGCCGACCGTGCCACTGGCACGGCAGATCTTCTCCGCTCCGACCTACTACTACAAGACCGGAATCGCCTTCCTGGCTTGGCTGAACGGCCACCAGCCCGGCTTCGGCATGGTCGGCGGCCTGCAGACCGGCCGGTCGCTGCCGCACCTGGCCGACACGTTCCGGCTGGCCGACGCCGCCGGAGTACTGACGTCGCCCGAGCTGGCCGTCGACCGCTTCCGCAGACTGCTCGTCGTCGGCGGGGTCGACGCATGA
- a CDS encoding diguanylate cyclase domain-containing protein yields MTAVRRLYEVSARMGAGRSLAETLQAVVDGVVNGLGFGIAVLNLRQPDGKFEVIAVAGSPEAKEALLGTISAADIFDAEFALADHWGGLRFVPHERLPEGGEIVGWVPEIPVPSEADAWHPLDALFAPLHSSDGELVGMLSVDLPEDQRRPGEIRRELLEIFATQAGLAIDKARLTDQLLAEKARLEASETTFRMVFEGAGNGMATIAFDGPEAGRILRVNDAFCHITGYTPGQLVGTTFVDYLRDEKTGQTEREIEQLATGRGPYRFERTFRRTDGNDIWLGGTAAIVDQGKELPKIILIQIDDVTARKDAERELRHHAAHDPLTGLPNRRLLQHRFKSALQRSRQTGRRGVLLFCDLNHFKQVNDKYGHEAGDKALREIADRLLTEVRHGDTVARLGGDEFAVLAEDIDGDDLDVLVRRLDEAISRPLAGIDVPVTASIGLAVVSPYAADLDELLRTADNAMYEAKRVYRASHG; encoded by the coding sequence ATGACCGCAGTACGCCGCCTCTACGAGGTGAGCGCCCGGATGGGTGCCGGGCGAAGCCTGGCCGAGACGCTGCAGGCGGTCGTCGACGGCGTCGTGAACGGCCTCGGCTTCGGCATCGCCGTGCTGAACCTGCGGCAGCCCGACGGCAAGTTCGAGGTGATCGCGGTGGCCGGCTCCCCGGAGGCCAAGGAGGCGCTGCTCGGCACGATCAGCGCGGCCGACATCTTCGACGCCGAGTTCGCGCTCGCGGACCACTGGGGTGGACTGCGGTTCGTCCCGCACGAGCGGCTGCCCGAGGGCGGGGAGATCGTCGGCTGGGTGCCCGAGATCCCGGTGCCCTCCGAGGCGGACGCCTGGCACCCGCTCGACGCGCTGTTCGCGCCGCTGCACTCGTCCGACGGTGAGCTGGTCGGGATGCTGTCGGTCGACCTCCCCGAGGACCAGCGCAGACCGGGCGAGATCCGGCGGGAGCTGCTGGAGATCTTCGCGACCCAGGCCGGCCTGGCGATCGACAAGGCCCGGCTGACCGACCAGTTGCTGGCCGAGAAGGCCCGGCTCGAGGCGAGCGAGACGACCTTCCGGATGGTGTTCGAGGGAGCCGGCAACGGGATGGCGACGATCGCCTTCGACGGGCCGGAGGCAGGTCGCATCCTGCGCGTCAACGACGCCTTCTGCCACATCACCGGTTACACGCCGGGCCAGCTGGTCGGCACCACCTTCGTCGACTACCTGCGCGACGAGAAGACCGGGCAGACCGAGCGGGAGATCGAGCAGCTCGCGACCGGGCGCGGCCCGTACCGGTTCGAGCGGACCTTCCGGCGGACCGACGGCAACGACATCTGGCTGGGCGGCACCGCGGCGATCGTCGATCAGGGCAAGGAACTGCCGAAGATCATCCTGATCCAGATCGACGACGTGACCGCGCGCAAGGACGCCGAACGCGAGTTGCGGCACCATGCCGCCCACGACCCGCTGACCGGTCTGCCGAACCGGCGGCTGCTCCAGCACCGGTTCAAGTCGGCGCTCCAGCGGTCGCGGCAGACCGGGCGGCGTGGGGTGCTGCTGTTCTGCGATCTGAACCACTTCAAGCAGGTCAACGACAAGTACGGGCACGAGGCCGGTGACAAGGCTTTGCGGGAGATCGCCGATCGGCTGCTCACCGAGGTCCGGCACGGCGACACGGTGGCGCGCCTGGGCGGCGACGAGTTCGCGGTCCTGGCCGAGGACATCGACGGTGACGATCTCGACGTCCTGGTCCGCCGCCTCGACGAAGCGATCAGCCGGCCGCTGGCCGGGATCGACGTACCGGTCACGGCCAGTATCGGCCTGGCCGTCGTCAGCCCGTACGCCGCCGATCTGGACGAGTTGCTGCGCACCGCCGACAACGCCATGTACGAGGCCAAGCGTGTCTACCGCGCCAGCCACGGCTAG
- a CDS encoding ACP S-malonyltransferase — translation MRCLLFPGQGVQKKGMGAELFGAFPAETALADEILGYSIEELCLRDPDRRLRDTRYVQPAVFFVNALLGRQRIAEQPGGYQYFAGHSLGEYNALVAAEVLDLAAGLRLVKRRAEVMSAITVGGMSAVQGLPVAFVRRALTETGLSKVFVANLNADVQTTIAGDRAEIAVAGKAISALAGARVIPINVSGPFHTPLMEPAELEFREVLAAVEFGPAKTPVVSGVTGELFDPAEGAELLARQLSAPVEWVRTVTTLRAQGVTEFDEVNGQTLSSLLTRIN, via the coding sequence ATGCGTTGTCTGCTTTTCCCCGGCCAGGGTGTCCAGAAGAAGGGCATGGGCGCTGAACTGTTCGGCGCCTTCCCGGCCGAGACCGCCCTCGCCGACGAGATCCTCGGCTACTCGATCGAGGAACTCTGTCTGCGAGACCCCGACCGCCGGCTGCGGGACACCCGTTACGTGCAACCGGCTGTGTTCTTCGTCAACGCGCTGCTCGGCCGGCAGCGGATCGCCGAGCAGCCGGGCGGCTACCAGTACTTCGCCGGCCACAGTCTCGGCGAGTACAACGCGCTGGTCGCCGCCGAGGTGCTCGACCTGGCCGCCGGGCTGCGGCTGGTGAAGCGGCGGGCCGAGGTCATGTCGGCGATCACCGTCGGCGGGATGTCCGCGGTTCAGGGGCTTCCGGTGGCGTTCGTCCGGCGGGCGCTGACCGAGACCGGACTGAGCAAGGTCTTCGTGGCCAACCTGAACGCCGACGTGCAGACCACGATCGCCGGTGACCGCGCCGAGATCGCTGTTGCGGGCAAGGCGATCTCGGCACTCGCGGGCGCCCGGGTGATCCCGATCAACGTCAGTGGGCCGTTCCACACGCCGTTGATGGAGCCGGCCGAGCTGGAGTTCCGCGAAGTGCTGGCCGCGGTGGAGTTCGGTCCGGCCAAGACCCCCGTGGTGTCCGGAGTGACCGGCGAGCTGTTCGACCCGGCGGAGGGCGCCGAACTGCTGGCCCGCCAACTGTCCGCGCCGGTCGAGTGGGTCAGGACAGTCACCACGCTGCGCGCCCAGGGCGTGACGGAGTTCGACGAGGTCAACGGCCAGACGTTGAGCTCGCTGCTGACCAGGATCAACTGA